A window of the Desulforapulum autotrophicum HRM2 genome harbors these coding sequences:
- a CDS encoding TAXI family TRAP transporter solute-binding subunit — protein MKRTIMCLFALVLAAVLSLPGAAMADENQVTQSTTLTWVAGGVGGGWYVQAGGIARMIAEKEPNLILKVVPGGGVVNPVRVSRHKDDLGWGITFVDKMAFKGIAPVYKKANPDVRSLGGIFGIYHIHVLGARDMKITTMAQMAEMVKAGKAIKVAAPMKGTSDLPLMNTILAFYGISLDDIKNAGGKVFHAVYSDMVNLYKDNHVDFVFTHLGLPGAAITEMSVSRDSTLISLSDACIDHLHNELGTLARDSGQSFIPKGTYNGQDADIPTVVSAGELIINKDVPDNVAYTITKIICENTEELYKINPANKNFKPETGWKNIALPLHPGAEKYYKDAGYME, from the coding sequence ATGAAAAGAACTATTATGTGTTTATTTGCCCTGGTGTTGGCAGCTGTTCTGTCACTGCCCGGGGCAGCCATGGCCGACGAAAACCAGGTGACCCAATCCACAACCCTGACCTGGGTGGCCGGTGGCGTAGGCGGAGGCTGGTATGTCCAGGCGGGCGGCATTGCCAGGATGATCGCAGAAAAAGAACCCAATCTGATCCTGAAAGTGGTTCCCGGCGGTGGGGTGGTCAATCCAGTCCGGGTCTCGAGACACAAGGACGACCTTGGCTGGGGCATTACCTTTGTAGACAAGATGGCATTCAAGGGTATCGCACCTGTCTATAAAAAAGCCAACCCGGATGTCCGTTCCCTGGGCGGCATTTTCGGTATCTATCACATCCATGTTCTGGGTGCACGAGACATGAAGATCACCACCATGGCCCAGATGGCAGAAATGGTCAAGGCCGGCAAGGCAATCAAAGTGGCTGCACCCATGAAAGGGACATCTGACCTGCCGTTGATGAACACCATCCTGGCGTTTTACGGCATTTCCCTGGATGATATTAAAAACGCAGGCGGCAAGGTTTTCCATGCGGTCTATTCAGACATGGTCAACCTGTACAAAGACAACCATGTGGACTTTGTCTTCACCCACCTGGGTCTTCCCGGTGCTGCCATTACCGAGATGAGCGTAAGTCGCGATTCTACCCTGATCTCCCTGTCCGATGCCTGTATTGACCATCTCCACAATGAACTTGGAACACTGGCACGGGATTCAGGACAAAGCTTTATTCCCAAGGGGACTTACAATGGCCAGGATGCTGACATCCCCACCGTTGTATCTGCAGGCGAGTTGATCATCAACAAAGATGTACCCGACAATGTTGCCTACACCATCACAAAAATCATCTGTGAAAACACGGAGGAACTCTATAAAATCAACCCGGCCAACAAAAATTTCAAACCTGAAACGGGCTGGAAAAACATAGCCCTTCCCCTCCACCCCGGTGCCGAAAAATATTATAAAGATGCCGGCTACATGGAGTAA
- a CDS encoding thiamine pyrophosphate-binding protein translates to MIGAQTLVKMLEKYHVEYIFGVPGDTSIKFYEALYDNQSGIRHVMARDERSASFMADAYARLSHKPGVCECPSGAGSLYTVPGIAEANASSIPVIVITSDIPLSGEGKQTITELDTQKLYESITKWATVVKSVNKIPEVIRRAFRIATTGRPGAVHLSLPKEALCDEFSNSAKDLYADENCCTYPAFRTRGARTDLEALVDHMAGAKRLVIIVGGGANHSQAGTSIQSMAEWMAAPVVSTISGQGIMPDDHPMALGVIGDNGFHPHAHRAVEEADVLLYVGCKMGSVSTINWSMPSEKPGRKILQIDLNPEMLGNNFQNTWSVAGDARLVAEDLVTLLKGKTAHRQASDWVNSLNQQRLDFWKQAQQAFQADTTPLKPQRIIAELNRHLDETTIVISDAGTPTPYITRFLKLAAKNSRFIIPRAYGGLGYAIPAVVGAHFARPDARLVGLFGDGSLGMSAGELETISRLNIPVVLIHFNNSSFGWIKALQKLHCNKKYFSVDFNANNPARVAEGFGLKALSIETPEQLVQGLDMAFNARGPVFLDVKSEPELEDIPPVYSWMTCQAKHDKA, encoded by the coding sequence ATGATTGGTGCCCAGACTTTAGTCAAAATGTTAGAAAAATATCATGTTGAATATATTTTCGGTGTTCCAGGTGATACCAGTATCAAATTCTATGAAGCCCTTTACGACAATCAGTCCGGTATCCGCCATGTGATGGCCAGGGATGAACGATCTGCCTCGTTCATGGCAGATGCCTATGCCCGACTCAGCCATAAACCAGGCGTTTGCGAATGTCCCAGTGGGGCAGGTTCTCTTTATACCGTACCCGGCATCGCCGAAGCCAATGCATCGTCCATCCCGGTTATCGTCATCACGTCAGATATCCCCCTTTCGGGCGAGGGCAAGCAGACCATAACCGAACTGGATACACAAAAATTATATGAATCCATCACCAAATGGGCCACCGTGGTTAAAAGCGTCAACAAGATCCCGGAAGTTATACGACGCGCATTCAGGATTGCCACAACCGGTCGGCCCGGGGCGGTTCACCTCTCTTTGCCCAAAGAAGCACTGTGTGACGAATTTTCAAACAGCGCCAAAGACCTTTATGCAGACGAAAACTGCTGCACCTACCCGGCATTCAGAACCCGGGGTGCCAGGACGGACCTGGAAGCCCTGGTCGACCATATGGCCGGAGCGAAACGGCTGGTGATCATCGTGGGTGGCGGTGCAAATCATTCCCAGGCAGGAACATCCATCCAGTCCATGGCTGAATGGATGGCAGCCCCGGTTGTGTCAACCATATCCGGCCAGGGCATTATGCCCGATGACCACCCCATGGCCCTGGGGGTAATTGGTGATAACGGTTTCCATCCCCATGCCCACCGGGCCGTTGAAGAGGCAGATGTGCTCTTGTATGTCGGATGCAAAATGGGATCGGTCTCCACCATCAACTGGTCCATGCCATCGGAAAAACCGGGCCGGAAAATTCTCCAGATCGACCTGAACCCTGAGATGCTGGGCAATAATTTCCAGAACACATGGAGCGTTGCAGGCGATGCCAGACTGGTGGCGGAAGACCTGGTAACCCTCCTCAAAGGAAAAACCGCCCACAGACAGGCATCCGACTGGGTCAACAGCCTGAATCAGCAAAGACTGGATTTCTGGAAGCAGGCCCAGCAGGCGTTCCAGGCAGACACCACACCACTGAAACCCCAGCGAATCATTGCCGAGCTCAACCGTCACCTTGACGAAACAACCATCGTAATCTCCGATGCCGGCACCCCAACCCCCTATATCACACGCTTTCTCAAGCTTGCGGCCAAGAATTCCAGGTTTATCATCCCCCGGGCCTATGGCGGACTTGGGTATGCCATACCCGCCGTGGTCGGTGCCCACTTTGCACGGCCCGATGCTCGGCTGGTGGGGCTGTTCGGGGACGGATCCCTGGGAATGTCTGCCGGGGAGCTTGAAACCATCTCCCGCCTTAATATCCCTGTGGTCCTCATCCATTTCAACAACAGCTCGTTTGGCTGGATTAAGGCCCTGCAGAAACTCCACTGCAATAAAAAGTACTTTTCCGTGGACTTTAATGCCAACAATCCGGCCAGGGTGGCAGAAGGATTCGGCCTCAAGGCGCTTTCCATTGAAACGCCTGAACAACTGGTCCAGGGCCTGGATATGGCATTCAATGCCCGGGGACCTGTTTTCCTGGATGTGAAAAGTGAACCGGAACTGGAAGACATTCCCCCGGTCTATTCCTGGATGACCTGCCAGGCAAAACATGATAAAGCATAG